One genomic window of Melanotaenia boesemani isolate fMelBoe1 chromosome 20, fMelBoe1.pri, whole genome shotgun sequence includes the following:
- the LOC121631745 gene encoding uncharacterized protein LOC121631745: MGTGTSRGKKVAPVCVSEVNVTKTASKVASSKQDSNSFKPLKIQSVLRNARIRAQPECHSEGHDSELSGEDDDIHGELDTVLADYEEREKASVKKTSQKKTFIKSKTYGLCHLNQEDTEGDDSSASRLRAEEPRVFHCVPKDVNKRSNSAFTRLRQHTIQSSNQHESFSLTRGTSLEVVPTSEKQASSLTMPVILYDGSEEELMDTIEREFS, encoded by the exons ATGGGCACCGGTACAAGCCGAGGGAAGAAAGTAGCACCTGTGTGCGTAAGCGAAGTGAACGTGACCAAAACAGCTTCCAAAGTCGCTTCATCCAAACAGGACAGCAATTCATTCAAGCCTCTGAAGATACAATCAGTTTTGCGCAACGCGCGTATCCGCGCGCAGCCAGAATGCCACAGCGAAGGGCACGACTCTGAGCTTTCTGGGGAGGACGATGATATTCATGGAGAACTAGACACAGTTCTGGCAGATTAtgaggaaagagagaaagcatCTGTTAAGAAAACTTCGCAAAAGAAGACTTTTATCAAATCTAAAACGTACGGACTGTGCCACTTAAACCAAGAGGACACCGAGGGCGACGACAGCTCTGCTTCTCGGCTCAGAGCTGAGGAGCCACGTGTCTTTCACTGTGTGCCAAAGGATGTAAACAAGAGAAGTAATTCTGCCTTCACGCGCTTAAGACAACACACCATTCAGAGCTCAAATCAGCACGAa TCCTTCTCCTTGACAAGAGGGACTTCGTTGGAAGTTGTTCCCACTTCCGAAAAACAAGC GTCCTCTCTCACCATGCCAGTCATCCTGTATGATGGATCAGAAGAGGAACTGATGGACACAATTGAGAGAGAGTTTAGTTGA